The following proteins are co-located in the Sporolactobacillus pectinivorans genome:
- a CDS encoding DUF4129 domain-containing protein encodes MTKMQPFLPLVLYSCFCLLFSYLVLFPLSPAKWAVFLPLAVLAVIQSTFMVSLFKWKKAALSNILILSVAIGLAAFLFFHILFLPSCLIAILFLYFSSIGLERRDAAHLWLLFLISASAAIYYYLFFPIGHRNFIFLVLLAELIVLNVLLVVENRSENRYMPGLTAMFIFAAAVLALIVSMLKPLFIWIYDLLFNVLLKNALYSIFNACWIFLNHFANSNRLIKPMKALQNSNANQESSNRTSHPIYPQHHYGLWIALALVTILVITFYLWLRKRKLRIADIKINASVSSAVQSDTFGEKKEKRQFFGHLLAPRDPVRKAIFYLQKIAEKAGSGRHFSESLTEWLQRLDHLPDQDLVRNYQKVRYGHQNLLPDEKKAFFDSVARLRKAIENSSHPT; translated from the coding sequence TTGACTAAAATGCAACCGTTTCTTCCATTAGTTTTATACTCATGTTTTTGCTTGCTATTTTCTTATTTAGTACTGTTTCCTTTAAGCCCGGCAAAGTGGGCGGTCTTTTTACCGCTCGCAGTGCTTGCCGTCATTCAATCGACGTTTATGGTCAGCCTTTTTAAATGGAAAAAGGCTGCACTGTCAAATATTCTGATACTTTCGGTCGCAATTGGTTTAGCCGCTTTTCTGTTTTTTCATATCCTTTTTCTGCCATCCTGCCTGATCGCAATTCTCTTTCTATATTTTTCATCTATTGGCCTGGAAAGGCGCGATGCGGCCCACTTATGGTTGCTTTTCCTGATTTCTGCTTCTGCAGCCATCTATTATTATCTTTTTTTCCCAATCGGCCATCGCAACTTTATTTTTCTGGTTTTGTTGGCAGAACTGATTGTTTTAAACGTTCTCCTGGTCGTAGAAAATCGCAGTGAAAACCGATATATGCCTGGTCTGACAGCAATGTTTATTTTCGCTGCAGCGGTCCTGGCATTGATAGTCTCCATGCTTAAACCTTTATTCATATGGATCTATGATTTACTATTCAATGTTCTTTTAAAAAACGCATTGTATAGCATTTTTAATGCTTGCTGGATTTTCCTGAATCACTTTGCTAATTCGAATAGGCTCATCAAACCCATGAAAGCACTGCAGAATTCGAACGCCAACCAGGAAAGTAGCAATCGAACGAGTCACCCTATTTATCCGCAGCATCATTACGGATTGTGGATCGCACTTGCATTGGTCACAATTCTGGTTATCACTTTCTACCTGTGGCTGCGAAAAAGAAAACTCCGTATTGCGGACATAAAAATCAATGCGTCAGTCTCATCGGCTGTACAGTCAGACACATTTGGGGAAAAGAAAGAAAAGAGGCAGTTCTTCGGCCATCTCTTAGCGCCAAGAGACCCAGTCAGAAAAGCGATTTTTTATCTCCAGAAAATTGCAGAAAAAGCTGGGTCAGGCCGCCATTTCTCGGAATCACTGACGGAGTGGCTGCAGCGTCTCGATCATCTTCCAGATCAGGATCTTGTTCGAAACTATCAAAAAGTCAGATACGGCCATCAGAATCTGCTTCCGGACGAAAAAAAAGCGTTCTTTGACTCTGTAGCGCGGCTCAGGAAAGCGATCGAGAACAGCAGCCACCCGACATAA
- a CDS encoding DUF58 domain-containing protein, whose protein sequence is MNWSVEDQKTQIQTFLYSLGLIFFLLGFFMNTLLLLLTGLFLLCLAYLSKKYLKYTIAHFYLDNSGSPLHLSTGESSQFVLTFVNTSGLPFISARGQLTTDKNVSLAAAPTGIPIHTFRFAIAMRAKQKAEVSCPVTALQRGIARIRTLEIVCEDPFHVFRCTLRPNEMIRTRIIVYPKPEPVHSLNRIVPANLGFDPASQSLFKDYTLPAGIRDYAHSDPFRHIHWKASARLGKLQTKTFEKVAQVSWTFLFLSTPNYHVTQTTEDFERQLSAAAFMAEYACKHHYPYDIYCNNKPMGPSLMTVLEENQGVGQLKKALEFFSFMQKWQIKTPVDRVIRAIRTRLTGARMIFIIDLDPSGTVREQLHSLLTDGHSIYQLMLSEHSAAFIPIMETGGAAVD, encoded by the coding sequence ATGAACTGGTCCGTCGAAGATCAGAAAACTCAGATTCAGACATTCCTCTATTCACTTGGTTTGATCTTCTTCTTACTTGGATTTTTCATGAATACTTTGCTTCTTCTCCTTACAGGCCTTTTTTTATTGTGTCTCGCTTATTTGTCAAAAAAGTATTTGAAGTATACTATTGCTCATTTTTACCTGGACAACTCAGGCTCGCCTCTACATCTTTCCACTGGCGAAAGCAGTCAGTTTGTCCTGACATTCGTCAATACTTCGGGCCTCCCATTCATTTCTGCCCGCGGGCAGCTGACCACAGACAAGAACGTAAGCCTGGCCGCAGCACCCACCGGGATTCCTATACATACGTTTCGTTTTGCAATAGCCATGCGGGCAAAACAAAAAGCAGAGGTCAGCTGCCCGGTAACCGCGCTTCAGCGCGGTATAGCCAGAATCCGCACACTGGAGATCGTCTGCGAGGATCCCTTTCATGTGTTCCGGTGCACGCTCAGACCAAATGAAATGATCAGAACCCGCATCATTGTCTATCCCAAACCAGAACCTGTTCACAGCCTGAACCGGATCGTGCCCGCAAATCTTGGGTTCGATCCTGCTTCACAGTCACTTTTTAAAGACTACACACTGCCCGCCGGGATTCGGGATTATGCACATTCAGATCCATTCAGGCACATTCATTGGAAGGCAAGTGCCCGGCTTGGAAAACTTCAAACAAAGACGTTTGAAAAAGTAGCTCAGGTGTCCTGGACATTTTTATTTTTGTCCACGCCCAATTACCACGTGACTCAGACAACGGAGGATTTTGAAAGGCAGCTCTCAGCTGCAGCGTTTATGGCGGAATATGCGTGCAAACACCATTACCCGTATGATATCTATTGCAACAATAAACCAATGGGGCCTTCGTTAATGACCGTCCTTGAGGAAAATCAGGGTGTCGGTCAACTGAAAAAAGCATTGGAGTTCTTTTCATTCATGCAGAAATGGCAAATAAAAACGCCGGTCGACCGCGTGATACGGGCTATTCGCACCCGTCTGACCGGCGCACGGATGATCTTTATCATTGATCTTGATCCTTCGGGTACTGTACGGGAGCAACTCCACTCTCTGCTGACGGACGGCCATTCGATCTATCAGCTGATGCTTTCAGAACATTCAGCTGCATTCATTCCGATCATGGAAACAGGAGGTGCAGCCGTTGACTAA
- a CDS encoding AAA family ATPase → MINELEQLKENVRQVLVGKDRLVEYMMIALICRGHLLMEDVPGTGKTMLAKALAKSIKGTFKRIQFTPDILPSDITGIQYFNPKSQEFETRLGPVMTNILLADEINRATPRAQSSLLEVMEERQVTIEGETLPIHAPFMVVATQNPIESQGTFTLPEAQMDRFFMQISAGYPSLNEEKEMMHLYRENDPLEGLKPVFTPDAILSLQEKVKHVQIDGQIEDYLLKIVRATRNHEWIASGASPRGTLALMHGVQGKAFLSGRDFAVPEDVKEMAPVILSHRLVLSMEGDLHTTKQQIMNQLMEQIEVPVESGVRHP, encoded by the coding sequence ATGATCAACGAACTTGAACAGTTGAAAGAGAATGTGCGACAAGTCCTTGTCGGGAAGGACAGGCTTGTTGAATATATGATGATTGCGCTGATCTGTCGCGGCCATCTGTTGATGGAGGATGTGCCCGGCACGGGAAAAACGATGCTGGCAAAAGCCCTGGCCAAATCAATAAAGGGGACCTTCAAACGCATTCAGTTCACGCCTGATATTCTTCCTTCAGACATCACAGGCATCCAATATTTTAATCCGAAAAGTCAGGAGTTTGAGACAAGACTGGGTCCGGTGATGACAAATATTCTGCTGGCGGATGAAATCAACCGTGCGACACCGCGTGCCCAATCCAGCCTGCTTGAAGTGATGGAAGAGCGTCAGGTAACGATTGAGGGCGAGACGCTGCCTATCCATGCGCCTTTCATGGTCGTTGCCACTCAGAACCCGATTGAATCCCAGGGCACATTCACCCTCCCCGAAGCCCAGATGGACCGCTTTTTCATGCAGATTTCGGCCGGATATCCTTCATTAAATGAAGAAAAAGAAATGATGCACCTATACCGTGAAAACGATCCGCTCGAAGGTCTTAAGCCCGTTTTTACGCCTGATGCAATCTTGTCTTTGCAGGAAAAGGTAAAACATGTACAGATTGACGGACAGATCGAAGACTATTTATTGAAAATCGTCCGTGCGACCCGAAATCATGAGTGGATCGCCAGCGGCGCCAGTCCGCGGGGCACGCTCGCGTTAATGCACGGCGTCCAGGGCAAAGCATTTTTAAGCGGGAGAGATTTCGCTGTACCTGAAGATGTAAAAGAGATGGCGCCGGTCATCCTGTCACACCGGCTTGTCTTGTCGATGGAGGGAGATCTGCATACGACAAAACAGCAAATCATGAATCAGCTGATGGAACAGATTGAAGTTCCTGTGGAATCGGGTGTCCGCCATCCATGA
- the mutS gene encoding DNA mismatch repair protein MutS has translation MSYTPMIHQYLDIKAQYPDAFLFFRLGDFYELFFDDAVKASKELEIALTSRNGGKDEYIPMCGVPYHAVKQYIKVLIDKGYRIAICEQMEDPKLAKGMVKREVIQMITPGTIMEDGSLEPKKNNYLAALSVFGDGSFGYAMSDLTTGETKVTMISTWDGVVAELDANDVREIVLDPALDQDKRKWLTDRLNVTLSEDANDAVPEQLKAIASGIDQEKLLRPLGRLLNYLVTTQKRSLDHLQQADVYHINEYMMIDPHSRRNLELTQTNRDKKTYGSLLWLLDDVKTAMGGRRLKQWIEKPLLSEEKIEERLAAVTALKAHMLERETVRASLNEVYDLERLVGRVSFGNVNPREVLQLKRSLDQVPAIKKTLAEIPDESLEAYGNEMDPCEAVRSLIGRAIVDDPPFSTADGGMIRKGYDETLDRYRDASKNGKRWIAELEAKERQETGIKSLKIGYNRVFGYYIEVSRPNLKLLPEGRYERRQTLSNAERFITPELKEKERVILEAEEKRVGLEYQLFSDVRMKIKEYAVGLQKLARLVSGLDVLQSFASVSDKNGYIRPDFSKDRMLSIKNSRHPVIEQVMKDGAFVSNDIHMDKACDMLLITGPNMGGKSTYMRQAALTAIMAQIGCFVPADLAVLPIFDQIFTRIGAADDLVSGQSTFMVEMDEARYALTHATQNSLILLDEIGRGTSTYDGIAIAQAIVEYIHQHISAKTFFSTHYHELTFLEDKLPRLKNVHVGAIEEHGNVVFLHKVLDGQADKSYGIHVAKLAGLPADLIERADEILKGLEKEKGTGTAEHSSQAPAVVEETAAAEESSSADTEDGEPEQLDLFGSPETRRSGKAMNRREQKVIHELGKLDLMTMTPMDAMNRLFTLQKELKK, from the coding sequence ATGAGCTATACACCAATGATTCATCAATATTTGGACATTAAAGCGCAGTATCCGGACGCTTTTTTATTTTTTCGTCTGGGTGATTTTTATGAACTTTTTTTTGATGACGCAGTGAAGGCTTCAAAAGAGCTGGAAATCGCACTGACGTCGCGCAATGGGGGCAAGGATGAATACATACCGATGTGCGGTGTGCCCTATCATGCCGTCAAACAATATATCAAAGTCCTGATCGACAAAGGGTACCGGATTGCGATCTGCGAGCAGATGGAAGATCCGAAGCTTGCCAAGGGTATGGTGAAGCGGGAAGTCATCCAGATGATTACGCCGGGCACTATTATGGAAGATGGATCGCTTGAACCGAAAAAGAACAACTATTTGGCAGCGCTCAGCGTATTTGGCGACGGCTCGTTTGGCTATGCAATGAGCGATCTGACAACCGGTGAAACAAAAGTGACGATGATTTCCACCTGGGATGGTGTGGTTGCGGAGCTGGATGCCAATGATGTCCGAGAGATTGTGCTTGATCCTGCCCTTGATCAGGATAAGAGGAAATGGCTGACGGACAGGCTGAATGTGACTCTGTCGGAAGATGCCAACGATGCCGTACCTGAACAGCTGAAAGCTATCGCTTCAGGCATTGATCAGGAAAAATTGCTGCGACCGCTTGGCCGGTTGCTGAACTATCTGGTTACGACGCAGAAACGGTCACTGGATCATCTTCAGCAGGCTGATGTTTATCACATCAATGAATATATGATGATCGACCCACACTCCCGGCGTAATCTTGAATTGACTCAGACGAATCGTGACAAAAAGACATATGGCTCGCTACTGTGGCTGCTTGACGACGTTAAGACGGCAATGGGCGGCAGACGGCTAAAACAATGGATTGAAAAGCCGCTTCTGAGTGAAGAAAAAATCGAGGAACGGCTTGCCGCGGTTACCGCGCTGAAAGCACATATGCTGGAACGCGAGACAGTGCGAGCGTCGCTGAATGAAGTGTACGATCTTGAACGCCTGGTCGGAAGGGTTTCTTTCGGTAACGTGAATCCGCGCGAAGTACTCCAGCTGAAACGGTCACTGGATCAGGTGCCGGCGATCAAAAAAACGCTTGCGGAAATTCCGGATGAGTCGCTGGAAGCGTACGGAAATGAAATGGATCCTTGCGAAGCTGTCCGGTCGCTGATCGGGAGGGCAATTGTTGACGATCCGCCTTTTTCTACGGCAGACGGCGGAATGATCAGGAAAGGATACGATGAGACTCTGGATCGTTACCGCGATGCTTCGAAGAATGGTAAACGCTGGATCGCTGAGCTTGAAGCGAAAGAGCGGCAGGAGACAGGCATTAAATCACTGAAAATCGGTTATAACCGCGTATTTGGCTACTATATTGAAGTTTCCCGTCCCAATCTGAAGCTGCTACCCGAAGGCCGCTATGAACGGAGACAGACCTTATCCAATGCCGAGCGCTTTATTACTCCGGAACTTAAAGAAAAAGAGCGGGTTATTCTGGAGGCAGAAGAAAAGCGGGTCGGTCTTGAATATCAGCTTTTCAGTGATGTGCGTATGAAAATCAAAGAATATGCGGTCGGGCTGCAAAAATTGGCCCGTCTGGTCAGCGGACTCGATGTCCTGCAGAGTTTTGCTTCGGTCAGCGATAAGAACGGTTATATCCGCCCTGACTTTTCAAAAGACCGGATGCTCTCGATAAAAAACAGCCGCCATCCCGTCATTGAACAGGTGATGAAGGACGGGGCATTCGTCTCTAATGATATACATATGGACAAGGCCTGCGATATGCTGCTGATCACCGGACCGAACATGGGCGGAAAAAGCACCTATATGCGCCAGGCTGCGCTAACCGCCATTATGGCTCAGATCGGCTGTTTTGTTCCGGCTGATCTGGCCGTTCTGCCGATCTTTGACCAGATTTTTACCCGGATCGGCGCGGCCGATGACTTAGTCTCCGGGCAGAGTACGTTCATGGTTGAAATGGATGAAGCCAGATATGCCCTGACTCATGCCACACAAAACAGTCTGATTTTGCTTGACGAGATCGGACGCGGGACGTCAACTTATGACGGGATTGCGATTGCCCAGGCGATTGTGGAATACATTCATCAGCATATTTCTGCCAAAACATTTTTCTCGACACACTATCATGAATTGACTTTTTTGGAGGATAAACTACCCAGACTGAAAAATGTTCACGTCGGTGCCATTGAAGAGCATGGCAATGTGGTTTTTCTGCACAAAGTTCTGGACGGCCAGGCTGATAAAAGCTACGGCATCCATGTTGCAAAGCTTGCCGGGCTTCCAGCCGATTTGATCGAACGAGCAGACGAGATTCTGAAGGGACTGGAGAAGGAGAAGGGGACGGGGACGGCTGAACATTCCAGTCAGGCTCCAGCTGTCGTAGAAGAAACTGCTGCAGCTGAAGAATCTTCTAGCGCTGACACCGAGGACGGTGAACCGGAACAGCTTGATCTGTTCGGAAGTCCTGAGACCAGACGCAGTGGCAAAGCGATGAATCGCCGCGAACAGAAAGTCATTCATGAGCTCGGAAAACTGGATCTGATGACGATGACGCCAATGGATGCGATGAACCGGCTGTTTACGCTCCAGAAAGAATTGAAAAAATGA
- the mutL gene encoding DNA mismatch repair endonuclease MutL, protein MGVIQRLSESLANKIAAGEVVERPASVVKELAENAIDAGATSVKIDIEEGGLKAIKVTDNGRGFAPEDCLIAFERHATSKIHEDSDLFHIHTLGFRGEALPSIAAVSYLELKTSDGVNSGTHLVLQGGHVIQSGHTQSRKGTEITVSRLFYNTPARLKYLKSIHTELGKITDVVDRMALSYPHVRFILTHDDGKAVFQTNGSGELSHVLASIYGIRTAKAAVPFSGDSMDFHIEGLAVHPQISRAGRQYVYIFVNDRFIRNYPIFNSILEGYHTLLMVGRYPICAIHIKMDPSLIDVNVHPAKLEARISKEKDLCELITKTIREAFHRQRLIPSVDTRERQLRPQNTQQAMDFSPDVAIGPDLSDDHAPFFSSDMQSISGEEIFPEQVHESGAEESVENESYHQTATTTEAADLNGFSDDHIQSNEEPEPARRMPKLYPIGQMHGTYIFAQNEEGLYIIDQHAAQERINYEYYREKVGENAREVQELLVPMTFEFSDSEYETVMEYHDYLKEIGLDFEPFGERSLIVRSHPTWMPKGREPQLIEDTVQQLIEGGKVSIKKLREDLAKMMSCKRAIKANHYLRPDEIQALLDSLSKAKDPFTCPHGRPVLVHFTPYEMEKMFKRVQ, encoded by the coding sequence TTGGGTGTAATCCAAAGACTAAGTGAATCACTGGCCAACAAAATCGCAGCTGGAGAAGTGGTCGAACGTCCAGCGTCAGTCGTCAAAGAGCTGGCAGAAAATGCGATTGATGCCGGAGCGACATCAGTCAAAATCGACATCGAAGAAGGCGGCCTGAAAGCGATCAAAGTGACAGATAATGGACGCGGTTTTGCACCTGAGGACTGCCTGATCGCTTTCGAGCGTCATGCGACAAGCAAGATTCATGAGGATTCCGATCTCTTTCATATACACACACTCGGCTTTCGCGGTGAAGCACTGCCAAGCATCGCGGCTGTCTCATACCTGGAACTGAAAACTTCGGACGGCGTGAATTCCGGCACACACCTTGTTCTTCAGGGCGGACATGTTATTCAGTCGGGCCACACGCAGAGCCGGAAGGGAACGGAAATAACCGTTAGCCGTCTTTTCTACAATACGCCGGCAAGGCTGAAATACTTGAAAAGCATTCACACTGAACTTGGAAAAATCACTGATGTGGTTGACCGAATGGCATTATCATACCCGCATGTCCGTTTTATCTTGACGCATGATGACGGTAAAGCTGTTTTCCAGACAAACGGCAGCGGTGAACTGAGCCATGTGCTGGCCTCGATTTACGGTATCCGGACGGCTAAAGCCGCTGTACCGTTTTCCGGTGATTCCATGGACTTTCATATCGAGGGACTGGCTGTGCATCCGCAGATTTCCCGCGCCGGCCGCCAGTACGTCTATATCTTTGTCAATGATCGCTTTATTCGTAACTACCCGATCTTTAACAGTATTTTGGAGGGCTACCATACTTTGCTGATGGTCGGGCGCTATCCGATCTGCGCGATTCATATTAAAATGGATCCTTCGCTGATTGATGTCAACGTTCATCCGGCCAAACTGGAAGCCAGAATCAGCAAAGAAAAAGATCTGTGTGAACTGATCACAAAAACGATCCGTGAAGCTTTTCACCGGCAACGACTGATACCGTCTGTCGACACAAGGGAGCGCCAGCTGCGTCCTCAAAACACCCAGCAAGCGATGGATTTCTCTCCTGACGTCGCCATTGGACCGGATCTTTCTGACGATCATGCTCCTTTCTTCTCATCAGATATGCAATCTATCAGCGGCGAAGAAATTTTTCCTGAACAGGTGCATGAATCCGGAGCAGAAGAATCAGTTGAAAACGAATCTTATCATCAAACTGCGACTACAACTGAAGCGGCTGATCTTAATGGATTTTCAGATGATCACATTCAATCAAACGAAGAACCTGAACCTGCTCGGCGCATGCCGAAACTTTATCCAATCGGACAGATGCACGGCACGTATATTTTCGCCCAAAATGAAGAAGGCCTCTATATCATTGATCAGCACGCCGCCCAGGAACGGATCAATTATGAATATTACCGCGAAAAAGTGGGTGAGAATGCCCGTGAAGTTCAGGAACTGCTTGTCCCGATGACTTTTGAGTTCTCAGATTCAGAATATGAAACCGTGATGGAATATCACGATTATCTGAAAGAGATCGGACTCGATTTCGAACCCTTCGGCGAGCGTTCATTGATCGTCCGTTCACACCCGACCTGGATGCCCAAAGGCCGCGAACCTCAGCTGATTGAGGACACCGTCCAGCAGCTGATTGAAGGCGGAAAAGTCTCAATTAAAAAGCTGCGTGAGGATCTGGCCAAGATGATGTCCTGCAAGCGGGCGATCAAAGCCAATCATTATCTACGTCCGGATGAAATTCAAGCACTGCTTGATTCGCTCAGCAAGGCGAAGGACCCCTTCACTTGCCCGCACGGCAGGCCGGTACTTGTGCACTTTACCCCCTACGAAATGGAAAAGATGTTTAAACGTGTGCAGTAA
- a CDS encoding tyrosine-type recombinase/integrase, which produces MQNSLTLKQFSFTVLSNFSLCCLYRRSQHLHECGGNIPFSQFIMVSLFLRTGMRKGEMLALKWNDIDLAHKRIKITKSRDKTGRHPPKTPTSIRTIAVDDTLVAQLKPHQTWQKKQRMKHKIYFDSDYMLIIPNGREMGEYGVNKVINLILAKDKDKPPSHHTSWAAPHACNYAS; this is translated from the coding sequence GTGCAGAATTCTCTCACTTTAAAACAATTCTCCTTCACCGTACTTAGCAACTTTTCTCTTTGCTGTCTCTATAGAAGAAGTCAGCATCTTCATGAATGCGGCGGCAACATCCCCTTTTCACAATTTATCATGGTTTCTCTGTTTTTACGAACGGGCATGCGGAAAGGCGAGATGCTCGCCCTGAAGTGGAACGATATCGACCTGGCACACAAGCGAATCAAGATCACGAAGTCACGCGACAAGACCGGCCGCCATCCACCAAAGACACCAACCAGCATCCGCACAATTGCCGTTGATGACACACTCGTCGCTCAGTTAAAGCCGCATCAGACTTGGCAAAAAAAGCAGCGCATGAAACATAAAATCTACTTTGATTCTGATTATATGCTCATCATTCCAAACGGTCGTGAGATGGGTGAATACGGCGTCAACAAGGTGATTAATTTAATCCTAGCTAAAGATAAAGACAAGCCTCCATCACATCACACCTCATGGGCTGCGCCACACGCATGCAATTATGCTTCTTGA
- a CDS encoding bacteriocin immunity protein yields the protein MFKNKKLSRKEYEDTILEKVYDLILDEQTKDDERDELITFKNDVGKGKDFERQLMNLAEGLRQIAVKGITAQTKLSPRVGEFYMEISTTGLLKRNLANGIAATGIIFH from the coding sequence ATGTTTAAAAACAAGAAACTGAGTCGGAAAGAGTATGAAGATACAATTCTAGAAAAAGTCTATGATCTTATCCTTGATGAACAAACAAAAGATGATGAACGCGACGAGTTAATTACTTTTAAAAATGATGTTGGAAAAGGCAAAGATTTTGAAAGACAACTAATGAATTTAGCCGAAGGGCTCCGACAAATAGCCGTTAAAGGAATAACAGCTCAAACTAAACTAAGTCCTCGGGTTGGTGAATTTTATATGGAAATTTCAACCACGGGATTGCTTAAAAGAAATCTAGCTAATGGAATTGCTGCAACGGGAATAATTTTTCATTAG
- a CDS encoding ABC transporter ATP-binding protein — protein MLKITGVSKRFGEKVAVDALDMTVAGGEVMGLIGQNGAGKTTTFRMILNFINADSGSISWDGAPITQAFKQKIGFLPEERGLYQKMTVEDQIVYFAQLHGMKRADARAKLNNWMTRLEVVGKATDKVQALSKGNAQKVQFIATLIHEPEFLILDEPFTGLDPVNTELLRNEIKRIKEQGSVVIFSNHNMSDVELLSDNLTMLKNGKTVLQGGVQAIRESYGRTRVYLESDISDEELRDFAGVQSIKKQAGGRVVKVADEAVGHEIFKRVSASGYVQAFMQAPPTLDEIFRMKVEHDQSVQPSGNESIGGGK, from the coding sequence ATGCTAAAAATCACAGGGGTATCGAAGCGCTTTGGCGAGAAGGTCGCAGTGGATGCGCTTGATATGACCGTCGCGGGTGGCGAGGTGATGGGGCTCATTGGGCAAAATGGCGCGGGTAAGACCACAACTTTTCGGATGATTCTCAACTTTATCAATGCGGACAGCGGCAGCATCAGCTGGGACGGGGCGCCCATCACGCAGGCGTTTAAGCAGAAAATTGGCTTTCTACCGGAGGAGCGCGGGCTATACCAGAAGATGACGGTCGAGGATCAGATCGTCTATTTCGCGCAGCTGCACGGAATGAAGCGCGCGGACGCTCGGGCGAAACTCAATAACTGGATGACGCGGCTTGAGGTCGTGGGGAAAGCTACGGATAAGGTGCAGGCGCTCTCCAAGGGAAATGCGCAGAAGGTGCAGTTCATCGCGACACTGATTCACGAGCCAGAGTTTTTGATTTTGGATGAGCCTTTTACGGGGCTTGATCCAGTCAATACCGAACTCCTTCGCAATGAAATCAAGCGGATAAAGGAGCAGGGTTCGGTGGTTATCTTCTCCAATCACAATATGAGCGATGTGGAGCTTCTTTCGGACAATCTGACGATGTTGAAAAATGGCAAGACCGTGCTGCAGGGAGGTGTGCAAGCCATTCGCGAGTCCTATGGTCGCACGCGGGTTTATCTGGAATCGGATATTTCCGATGAAGAACTACGCGACTTTGCAGGCGTACAGTCGATCAAAAAACAGGCGGGGGGTCGTGTGGTGAAAGTCGCTGACGAGGCGGTCGGACACGAGATTTTCAAGCGCGTGAGTGCGTCTGGATACGTGCAAGCCTTTATGCAGGCGCCGCCGACATTGGATGAGATTTTCCGGATGAAGGTGGAACACGACCAGAGCGTTCAACCGTCGGGTAACGAGAGCATTGGAGGTGGCAAATGA